In Gemmata obscuriglobus, a single genomic region encodes these proteins:
- a CDS encoding flagellar biosynthetic protein FliR: MTLSSVALGLLLARIGAFVAVMPLFAARTPRTVRAGMVVVLAAFYVGPAGAELAAAPPGSVREVDPLRYGLVLAREALIGVAMGFAFGLFLLPGRIAGEFVTQQIGLNISPQLGPAGGESGGPLTNVFETAGALVFLLVDGHHIVLMAFHASFAALPIGGSVVPEAGPMVTGLASAYEMGLLLAAPLALCLFLLSITLAVMARAAPQLNIYSVGFSLQVLVALIAGLVLVPEFVTTLTAIVGRTGDALPKLLGG, translated from the coding sequence GTGACGCTCTCCAGCGTGGCCCTCGGGCTGTTACTGGCGCGGATCGGCGCGTTCGTCGCAGTCATGCCGCTGTTCGCCGCGCGCACCCCGCGCACGGTGCGCGCCGGCATGGTGGTCGTGCTCGCGGCGTTCTACGTCGGCCCCGCCGGCGCCGAACTGGCGGCCGCGCCGCCCGGGAGCGTGCGCGAGGTGGACCCGCTCCGGTACGGGCTGGTGCTGGCGCGCGAGGCGCTGATCGGCGTCGCGATGGGCTTCGCGTTCGGGCTGTTCCTGCTCCCCGGGCGCATCGCCGGGGAGTTCGTGACGCAGCAGATCGGCCTGAACATCTCCCCGCAACTCGGCCCGGCCGGGGGCGAGTCGGGCGGCCCGCTGACCAACGTGTTCGAGACCGCCGGCGCGCTGGTGTTCCTCCTCGTGGACGGGCACCACATCGTACTCATGGCGTTCCACGCGTCCTTCGCCGCGCTCCCCATCGGCGGGAGCGTCGTCCCCGAAGCGGGGCCGATGGTGACCGGGCTGGCGAGCGCCTACGAGATGGGGCTGCTGCTCGCGGCCCCGCTCGCGCTGTGCCTGTTCCTGCTCTCCATCACGCTGGCGGTGATGGCTCGGGCCGCCCCGCAACTGAACATCTACTCGGTGGGCTTCTCGCTCCAGGTGCTGGTGGCCCTGATCGCGGGGCTGGTGCTGGTCCCGGAGTTCGTCACGACCCTGACCGCGATCGTCGGCCGCACCGGCGACGCCCTTCCCAAACTGCTGGGGGGCTGA
- the flhB gene encoding flagellar biosynthesis protein FlhB, with protein MAEDVDQESKTEDPTPRRREEARRQGQVPFSAELVGSLVLVAGVLGLRYLGPDLWATMITVFRADLPRVGREEFGTAEAAELLGRTALRMIGAMLPFFGLLLAVGVGASVAQVGFQLNTEKLEPNLDKLNPVGGLGRLFSLGSVVRGLLTVAKVLALAGVAYYVLNGRGGLIASIGMGRIGEAAPVAWALVMRLALYLAGAVALVAVFDYAYQRYKFEQSLMMTKEELKQELKQEEGDPHVKARVRQIARERTKRKMLSEVPKATVVVTNPTHYAVALRYDSNRDSAPVVVAKGKGAFALRIAKRARESGVPVLERPPLARALHSVREGQQIPSALFRAVAEVLAFVMKMRGGTL; from the coding sequence GTGGCCGAGGACGTCGACCAGGAGTCGAAAACAGAAGACCCGACACCGCGCCGGCGCGAGGAGGCGCGGCGCCAGGGCCAGGTGCCGTTCAGCGCCGAACTGGTCGGGAGCCTCGTGCTGGTCGCCGGGGTGCTCGGGCTGCGGTACCTCGGCCCGGACCTGTGGGCCACCATGATCACGGTGTTCCGTGCCGACCTGCCGCGGGTGGGCCGCGAGGAGTTCGGCACCGCGGAGGCGGCGGAACTGCTGGGCCGCACGGCCCTTCGGATGATCGGCGCGATGCTCCCCTTTTTCGGGCTTCTGCTCGCCGTGGGTGTCGGGGCGTCGGTCGCCCAGGTCGGGTTCCAGCTCAACACCGAGAAGCTGGAGCCCAACCTCGACAAGTTGAACCCCGTCGGCGGGCTCGGGCGGCTGTTCTCGCTCGGGTCGGTGGTCCGCGGGCTGCTGACGGTCGCGAAGGTGCTGGCCCTCGCGGGGGTCGCCTACTACGTCCTGAACGGCCGCGGCGGCCTCATCGCGTCGATCGGCATGGGCCGCATCGGCGAGGCCGCCCCGGTCGCCTGGGCGCTCGTGATGCGGCTCGCCCTTTACCTGGCCGGGGCGGTCGCGCTGGTCGCGGTGTTCGATTACGCGTACCAGCGGTACAAGTTCGAGCAGTCGCTGATGATGACCAAAGAGGAGCTGAAGCAGGAACTGAAGCAGGAGGAGGGCGACCCGCACGTGAAGGCCCGGGTCCGACAGATCGCCCGCGAGCGGACCAAGCGCAAGATGCTCAGCGAGGTGCCGAAGGCGACGGTGGTGGTCACCAACCCGACGCACTACGCCGTCGCCCTGCGCTACGACTCGAACCGCGACAGCGCCCCGGTGGTGGTTGCGAAGGGCAAAGGGGCATTCGCCCTCCGCATTGCGAAGCGCGCCCGCGAGTCCGGTGTGCCGGTACTCGAGCGCCCCCCGCTCGCCCGCGCGCTGCACTCGGTGCGTGAGGGGCAACAGATCCCCAGCGCGCTGTTCCGGGCGGTGGCCGAGGTGCTGGCGTTCGTGATGAAGATGCGCGGCGGGACACTGTAG
- a CDS encoding transposase: MFLELTVGEYRATCACCKTFRSQIEGIEPRAEYTNRVREAVIDRLLEDGMSAHRLQQALRRDFLLDLSDGFLSDCLDWKVRQTDMPGYRQWTLDNFSGTLCIDELHLGHRTLLLATDPIGDFPVAFAVVSANDQAHMRGFLNNLRNHGFLPQVVVTDGSNLYPTVLADLWPHARHQLCVFHVLKDINTHVFDALRRLRRALARKGGRKRRRGRPSKAQKQARARRGKTKTEQGHFVWKHRHLIVTRPEHLDGRQRRWLSQMFGYLPALRALRAFALRIYRLFDPEQSPHQARCRRAALVRDAQYQSDPDLSSALELLSAEKFDKMMAFLHSPHARRVRTNNHVERTNRRLRYLEKVRYKWRRRRTIVRFIVLALDRWHQQRLTQKQTAVTPDTQSKGVETRKPAS; the protein is encoded by the coding sequence GTGTTCCTCGAGTTGACCGTTGGAGAATACCGCGCCACCTGTGCCTGTTGCAAGACCTTCCGCTCTCAGATCGAAGGGATCGAACCTCGAGCCGAGTACACCAACCGCGTTCGCGAGGCCGTCATCGACCGACTCCTCGAGGACGGCATGAGCGCCCATCGGCTCCAACAGGCGTTGCGTCGGGACTTCCTCCTGGATCTGTCCGACGGGTTCCTCTCGGACTGCCTGGACTGGAAGGTGCGCCAGACCGACATGCCCGGGTACCGCCAGTGGACGCTTGACAACTTCTCGGGCACCCTGTGCATCGACGAGCTGCACTTGGGCCACCGCACGCTCCTGTTGGCCACCGACCCGATCGGCGATTTCCCGGTGGCCTTCGCCGTGGTCTCGGCCAACGATCAGGCCCATATGCGTGGGTTCCTGAACAACCTGCGGAACCACGGGTTCTTGCCCCAAGTGGTCGTCACCGATGGCTCGAACCTGTACCCCACCGTGTTGGCGGACCTGTGGCCCCACGCCCGTCACCAGCTGTGCGTGTTCCATGTCCTCAAGGACATCAATACCCATGTCTTCGATGCCCTGCGACGGCTCCGACGCGCGCTCGCCCGAAAAGGGGGACGGAAGCGACGTCGGGGCCGGCCGAGCAAGGCCCAGAAACAGGCCCGGGCACGCCGCGGGAAGACCAAGACGGAGCAAGGGCACTTCGTGTGGAAGCATCGGCACCTGATCGTGACCCGACCCGAACATCTGGATGGGCGACAACGCCGCTGGCTCAGCCAGATGTTCGGTTACCTGCCCGCGCTGCGGGCGCTCCGCGCGTTCGCGCTTCGGATCTATCGGCTGTTCGACCCCGAGCAAAGCCCTCATCAAGCGCGGTGCCGTCGGGCGGCTCTGGTCCGAGACGCACAGTACCAATCCGATCCCGACCTGTCCTCGGCGTTGGAACTGCTGAGCGCCGAGAAGTTCGACAAGATGATGGCGTTCCTGCACAGCCCCCACGCTCGACGGGTTCGGACCAATAACCACGTGGAGCGCACCAATCGGCGCCTCCGATACTTGGAAAAGGTGCGGTACAAATGGCGTCGGCGAAGGACCATCGTCCGGTTCATCGTCCTGGCCCTGGATCGCTGGCACCAACAACGCTTGACCCAAAAACAAACCGCGGTCACGCCGGATACACAGTCGAAGGGTGTGGAGACCAGAAAGCCGGCATCATGA
- the flhA gene encoding flagellar biosynthesis protein FlhA, which translates to MANETTPASGSPLLRSELLLSVALLGLLVIFLVPLPTIVLDMLLAFNISATLLLLLVTLTVKQPLEFSTFPSLLLLLTLFRLALNVATTRLVLLNGDAGTIVEAFGKFVVGGSLIVGLVIFLILIVIQFVVITKGAGRVSEVAARFTLDSLPGKQMAIDAEMNAGMIDEAEAKRRRTSLMRESEFYGTMDGASRFVRGDAVAAIIITAINLFGGFIIGLTKGMPLAEAVRRYSILTIGDGLVTQIPALITATASAMLVTKATSGTSLGEELGGQFSAASGPFRLAAFILIALALVPGMPMLPFLALGVALLLLSRRMSRVPELPPAAKAEAAAAAAAAAAPSKSPVEGYLDDFLQSDRVSLEIGAALIPMVSARRGPGLIDRIGGLRRDLAKQSGLWVPAVRVRDNLQLDPPTYRILLGGREVARGDVRPDLWLAIDPGGAARVPLTGEDAREPAFGLPAKWISEADRNRAEAAGFTVVDSPNVIITHLGEVVRRHAGELLGRDDLKSMVDRVRETTPAVVDDLIPNVVSMGLLHRVLTQLLDERVPISNLPRILESLAAHAPTVKDPAELAERVRVDLGRAVVDRFRDPTGRIRAIVLDPRLELDLKRAVQNNQLIIDPSRLEQLTMRVAAELRKAGARGYEAALLCDAGLRRALRHSLARALHDLSVVSYQEIPTDLLMEPVAVIRPEELTGEGSSVAAMFEQPRP; encoded by the coding sequence ATGGCGAACGAAACAACACCCGCGTCCGGCTCGCCTCTCCTGCGGAGCGAACTGCTCCTGTCGGTGGCGCTGCTCGGGCTGCTCGTAATCTTCCTGGTGCCGCTACCGACGATCGTCCTGGACATGCTCCTGGCGTTCAACATCAGCGCCACCTTGTTGCTGCTGCTGGTCACGCTGACCGTGAAGCAGCCACTGGAGTTCTCGACGTTCCCGTCGCTACTTTTGCTCCTGACGCTGTTCCGGCTCGCCCTGAACGTGGCGACCACGCGGCTGGTGCTGCTGAACGGGGACGCCGGGACCATCGTCGAGGCGTTCGGCAAGTTCGTCGTGGGCGGCAGCCTGATCGTGGGGCTGGTGATCTTCCTGATCCTCATCGTGATCCAGTTCGTGGTCATCACGAAGGGGGCCGGGCGGGTGTCCGAGGTGGCCGCCCGGTTCACGCTCGACTCGCTGCCCGGGAAGCAGATGGCGATCGACGCCGAGATGAACGCCGGGATGATCGACGAGGCCGAGGCGAAGCGGCGGCGCACGTCGCTGATGCGCGAGAGCGAGTTCTACGGCACGATGGACGGTGCGAGCCGGTTCGTCCGGGGCGACGCGGTCGCGGCCATCATTATTACGGCGATCAACCTGTTCGGCGGGTTCATCATCGGCCTGACGAAGGGGATGCCGCTGGCCGAGGCGGTCCGGCGGTACTCGATCCTGACCATCGGCGACGGGCTGGTGACGCAGATCCCGGCCCTGATCACCGCGACCGCCTCGGCGATGCTGGTGACGAAGGCGACCTCGGGCACGAGCCTGGGCGAGGAGCTGGGCGGACAGTTCTCGGCCGCCTCCGGGCCGTTCCGGCTGGCGGCGTTCATCCTGATCGCCCTGGCGCTGGTGCCCGGGATGCCGATGCTGCCGTTCCTGGCGCTGGGCGTCGCGCTGCTGCTCCTGTCGCGGCGGATGTCACGGGTGCCGGAGCTGCCGCCCGCGGCGAAGGCCGAAGCGGCGGCGGCGGCCGCCGCCGCGGCCGCGCCGTCGAAGTCGCCGGTCGAAGGGTACCTGGACGACTTCCTGCAGAGCGACCGCGTGAGCCTCGAAATCGGTGCCGCCCTGATCCCGATGGTGTCGGCGCGGCGCGGCCCCGGTCTGATCGACCGCATCGGCGGGCTGCGGCGCGACCTGGCGAAGCAGAGCGGGCTGTGGGTGCCCGCGGTGCGGGTCCGCGACAACCTCCAGCTCGACCCGCCCACGTACCGCATCCTGCTGGGCGGCCGCGAGGTGGCCCGCGGGGACGTGCGCCCCGACCTGTGGCTGGCGATCGATCCGGGCGGCGCGGCCCGCGTCCCGCTGACCGGCGAGGACGCCCGCGAGCCGGCGTTCGGGCTGCCCGCGAAGTGGATCAGCGAGGCCGACCGGAACCGAGCCGAGGCCGCCGGGTTCACCGTGGTCGACTCGCCCAATGTGATCATCACGCACCTGGGCGAGGTGGTGCGGCGGCACGCCGGCGAGCTGCTCGGCCGCGACGACCTGAAGTCGATGGTGGACCGGGTCCGCGAGACCACGCCGGCGGTGGTCGACGACCTGATCCCGAACGTCGTGAGCATGGGGCTGCTGCACCGCGTGCTGACGCAGCTCCTGGACGAGCGGGTGCCGATCTCGAACCTGCCCCGCATCCTGGAAAGCCTGGCGGCCCACGCGCCGACCGTGAAGGACCCCGCCGAACTCGCGGAGCGGGTGCGCGTCGACCTCGGGCGCGCGGTCGTGGACCGGTTCCGCGACCCCACGGGGCGGATCCGCGCGATCGTGCTGGACCCGCGGCTCGAGCTGGACCTGAAGCGGGCCGTGCAGAACAACCAGCTCATCATCGACCCGTCCCGGCTGGAACAGCTCACGATGCGGGTCGCGGCCGAGCTGCGCAAGGCCGGCGCCCGCGGGTACGAGGCGGCCCTGTTGTGCGACGCCGGCCTCCGGCGGGCGCTGCGGCACTCGCTGGCCCGGGCGCTGCACGACCTGAGCGTGGTCTCCTACCAGGAGATCCCGACCGACCTTCTGATGGAACCGGTGGCGGTGATCCGCCCCGAAGAGCTGACCGGCGAGGGCTCGTCCGTCGCCGCGATGTTTGAGCAACCCCGGCCTTAG
- a CDS encoding sigma-70 family RNA polymerase sigma factor — MSGNLNTGNIQAYQRQAEQQRRDELIVSHLPLVKHVIGRLIGDVPPGVDVENLESAGVLGLVEAAAKFDPARNAQFKTFAYLRIRGAIVDEMRRNSPLPQHVHARLALVRRACRTLPHPITVEAIAAATGLSEDEVTDTLSAERMAKTMSWEQASESTGLEPAGGGEEPGAEMERWESVQQLGDAIQELEPKERIAVTLYYKEDLRLKEIAEVMKLSVSRVSRLLSKATFELGERLKVHRNGVLSHG; from the coding sequence ATGAGCGGCAACCTGAACACCGGCAACATCCAGGCGTACCAGCGGCAGGCGGAGCAGCAGCGGCGCGACGAGCTGATCGTGTCGCACCTGCCCCTGGTGAAGCACGTCATCGGGCGCCTCATCGGCGACGTGCCCCCGGGCGTGGACGTGGAGAACCTGGAGTCGGCCGGGGTGCTCGGGTTGGTCGAGGCGGCGGCCAAGTTCGACCCCGCGCGGAACGCCCAGTTCAAGACGTTCGCGTACCTCCGCATCCGCGGCGCGATCGTGGACGAGATGCGGCGCAACAGCCCGCTGCCGCAGCACGTTCACGCCCGGCTCGCGCTGGTCCGCCGCGCGTGCCGCACCCTGCCCCACCCGATCACGGTGGAGGCCATCGCCGCCGCCACCGGGCTGTCCGAGGACGAAGTGACCGACACGCTCTCGGCCGAGCGCATGGCGAAGACCATGTCGTGGGAGCAGGCGTCCGAATCGACCGGCCTGGAGCCGGCCGGCGGCGGCGAGGAGCCCGGCGCCGAAATGGAGCGCTGGGAGTCGGTCCAGCAGCTCGGGGACGCGATCCAGGAGCTGGAGCCGAAGGAGCGGATCGCGGTCACCCTGTATTACAAGGAAGACCTGCGGCTGAAGGAAATCGCCGAGGTGATGAAGCTGTCGGTGTCGCGGGTGTCGCGGCTCCTGAGCAAGGCCACGTTCGAGCTGGGCGAGCGGCTGAAAGTCCACCGCAACGGTGTACTGAGCCACGGCTAA
- a CDS encoding HEAT repeat domain-containing protein, with protein MRGLFVLAALCAVAPAVRADEADDALAKKLGAVVRDPRHLLQARVEAANTLGKLGPLASAATGDLAAVLERLRGREQEPLQEAVIDALGQIGGRARVTLPALARAANRSTDIDAALRRARESILAAQEVPRDVELLAQQLLSRDASTRVRATKALADLGVLARGAAPALTLTLRDPDDDVRRGAIAALRVVQPNEVSEALVRAIASDLRSPDANARLIAARTLGTLGAPAAAAVLDLDALRNDPDPDVRRAAVVALNRIPPPPPPAAVTNP; from the coding sequence ATGCGCGGCTTGTTCGTACTCGCGGCACTGTGTGCGGTCGCGCCGGCGGTCCGGGCCGACGAGGCCGACGACGCGCTCGCCAAGAAGCTCGGGGCGGTGGTGCGGGACCCGCGGCACCTGCTGCAGGCCCGGGTCGAGGCGGCCAACACGCTCGGCAAACTCGGCCCGCTGGCGAGCGCCGCGACCGGCGACCTGGCGGCCGTTCTGGAGCGGCTGCGCGGCCGCGAGCAGGAGCCGCTTCAGGAGGCGGTGATCGACGCCCTCGGGCAGATCGGCGGGCGCGCCCGCGTTACGCTCCCGGCCCTGGCCCGGGCCGCGAACCGGAGCACGGACATTGATGCGGCGCTGCGGCGGGCGCGCGAGTCGATCCTCGCGGCCCAGGAGGTGCCGCGGGACGTCGAGCTGCTGGCCCAGCAGCTCCTGAGCCGGGACGCGAGCACCCGGGTCCGGGCGACGAAGGCGCTGGCCGACCTCGGGGTTTTGGCGCGCGGTGCGGCCCCGGCCCTGACCCTGACCCTCCGCGACCCGGACGACGACGTTCGCCGCGGCGCGATCGCGGCCCTGCGTGTGGTTCAGCCGAACGAGGTGTCTGAGGCCCTGGTGCGGGCGATCGCGAGCGATTTGAGGAGCCCGGACGCCAACGCGCGGCTGATCGCGGCGCGGACGCTCGGCACGCTCGGCGCACCGGCGGCCGCGGCGGTGCTGGATTTGGACGCGCTCCGCAACGACCCGGACCCGGACGTGCGTCGGGCCGCCGTGGTCGCGCTCAACCGGATTCCGCCGCCGCCGCCGCCCGCAGCGGTCACCAATCCGTGA